One window from the genome of Diospyros lotus cultivar Yz01 chromosome 11, ASM1463336v1, whole genome shotgun sequence encodes:
- the LOC127813413 gene encoding peroxidase 20, with amino-acid sequence MKICGIFLQLLVLVVIFFHGMVSSSSSYDGPLVLNFYKETCPLVQQIVRRNVEIAVLKDPRMAASLLRLHFHDCFVTGCDGSVLLDDSGSIVSEKQAGPNVNSLRGFEIIDRIKYILEEACPQTVSCADILALAARDAVVLRGGPSWDIYLGRRDSMKAGFNGANNFLPAPNSSLEALIASFQKQGLDASDLVALSGGHTMGEARCLSFRQRIYEDNADKYDHRDQEQLIYRRRAAGRVFRRALRSICPKSGRDEALAPLDSMTPARFDNHYFHSIIRGEGLLHSDNVLVREDYAEGEIRKHVWAYANDQELFFAAFVNSMLKMGSINVLTGGQGEIRSNCRFINS; translated from the exons ATGAAAATTTGTGGGATCTTCCTGCAGCTTTTGGTGCTAGTTGTGATATTCTTTCATGGCATGGTAAGTTCAAGTAGTAGTTATGATGGACCTCTGGTTCTCAACTTCTACAAAGAAACATGCCCCTTGGTTCAACAGATTGTGCGGCGAAATGTTGAAATCGCAGTGCTCAAAGACCCTCGCATGGCTGCATCCCTGCTTCGCCTGCACTTTCATGACTGTTTTGTCACG GGATGTGACGGTTCCGTCCTACTGGACGACTCCGGCAGCATCGTAAGTGAAAAGCAAGCAGGGCCCAATGTAAACTCGCTGCGAGGATTCGAGATCATCGATCGCATCAAATACATCTTGGAGGAGGCCTGTCCCCAAACCGTTTCCTGCGCTGATATCTTAGCCCTTGCCGCTCGTGATGCTGTTGTCTTG AGAGGAGGGCCCAGTTGGGATATTTACTTGGGGAGGAGGGACTCTATGAAAGCAGGCTTTAATGGTGCCAACAATTTCTTGCCTGCTCCCAATTCCTCTCTTGAGGCTCTAATTGCCAGTTTCCAGAAGCAAGGCCTTGACGCCTCAGACTTGGTTGCTTTGTCAG GAGGCCACACAATGGGGGAGGCGAGATGTTTAAGCTTCAGGCAAAGGATTTACGAGGACAACGCCGACAAGTACGATCATCGTGATCAAGAACAGTTGATATACAGAAGACGAGCAGCAGGCAGAGTCTTTAGGAGAGCTTTACGTTCGATATGCCCGAAATCGGGGCGAGACGAAGCACTGGCGCCTCTGGATTCGATGACACCGGCGAGGTTCGACAACCACTACTTCCATAGCATAATTCGGGGAGAAGGGCTGCTGCATTCTGATAACGTGTTGGTGAGGGAAGATTATGCGGAAGGGGAGATAAGGAAGCATGTGTGGGCTTATGCCAATGATCAAGAGCTCTTCTTTGCTGCCTTTGTGAATTCTATGCTCAAGATGGGCAGCATCAATGTGCTCACTGGAGGCCAGGGAGAGATCAGGAGCAACTGTAGATTTATCAActcctag